A region of Arabidopsis thaliana chromosome 5, partial sequence DNA encodes the following proteins:
- a CDS encoding Pentatricopeptide repeat (PPR-like) superfamily protein (Pentatricopeptide repeat (PPR-like) superfamily protein; FUNCTIONS IN: molecular_function unknown; INVOLVED IN: biological_process unknown; LOCATED IN: chloroplast; EXPRESSED IN: 22 plant structures; EXPRESSED DURING: 15 growth stages; CONTAINS InterPro DOMAIN/s: Pentatricopeptide repeat (InterPro:IPR002885); BEST Arabidopsis thaliana protein match is: Pentatricopeptide repeat (PPR-like) superfamily protein (TAIR:AT5G42310.1); Has 28118 Blast hits to 10756 proteins in 260 species: Archae - 2; Bacteria - 14; Metazoa - 159; Fungi - 283; Plants - 26809; Viruses - 0; Other Eukaryotes - 851 (source: NCBI BLink).): MAIASGSWVATVNHHANPHSFTSPTKPIFFLSQKPHNFHVCSSRCSMVLEEDEKKSPSPKEDKWPFFEPGPNDLNRVLSRFLRDPETRKLSSEFYEKAKENSELRTTKHLISYLVSSKSWDLLVSVCEDLREHKALPDGQTCSNLIRSCIRDRKFRITHCLLSVFRSDKSLAVSASDAAMKGFNKLQMYSSTIQVFDRLKQSVGVEPSPGCYCRIMEAHEKIGENHKVVELFQEFKSQRLSFLAKESGSIYTIVCSSLAKSGRAFEALEVLEEMKDKGIPESSELYSMLIRAFAEAREVVITEKLFKEAGGKKLLKDPEMCLKVVLMYVREGNMETTLEVVAAMRKAELKVTDCILCAIVNGFSKQRGFAEAVKVYEWAMKEECEAGQVTYAIAINAYCRLEKYNKAEMLFDEMVKKGFDKCVVAYSNIMDMYGKTRRLSDAVRLMAKMKQRGCKPNIWIYNSLIDMHGRAMDLRRAEKIWKEMKRAKVLPDKVSYTSMISAYNRSKELERCVELYQEFRMNRGKIDRAMAGIMVGVFSKTSRIDELMRLLQDMKVEGTRLDARLYSSALNALRDAGLNSQIRWLQESFDAAQTSTSKYSNTKNTGTLS; the protein is encoded by the coding sequence ATGGCCATCGCGAGCGGGTCATGGGTAGCCACTGTGAACCACCATGCTAATCCCCACAGCTTCACTTCTCCGACCAAacccattttctttctttctcaaaagcCTCACAATTTCCATGTCTGCTCGTCTCGATGCTCTATGGTTCTTGAGGAAGATGAAAAGAAGTCACCGAGTCCTAAAGAAGACAAGTGGCCATTTTTTGAACCTGGTCCGAATGACCTTAACCGGGTCTTATCCAGGTTTCTCCGAGACCCGGAAACTCGGAAACTTTCTTCTGAATTCTACGAGAAAGCTAAGGAGAACTCTGAGTTGAGAACGACCAAGCATCTGATAAGTTACTTGGTGAGTTCCAAGAGTTGGGACTTGCTTGTTTCTGTTTGTGAGGATCTCAGGGAACATAAAGCATTGCCTGATGGGCAAACGTGTTCGAATCTGATCAGGAGTTGCATCAGAGATAGGAAATTCCGAATCACACATTGCTTGCTTAGCGTGTTTAGATCAGACAAATCATTGGCGGTATCTGCATCTGATGCAGCGATGAAAGGCTTTAACAAACTCCAGATGTATAGTAGCACcattcaagtatttgataggTTGAAACAATCTGTGGGAGTTGAGCCAAGCCCGGGTTGTTATTGCAGGATAATGGAGGCTCATGAGAAGATTGGTGAAAATCACAAGGTGGTTGAGTTGTTCCAAGAGTTTAAGAGTCAGAGGTTGAGTTTCTTGGCCAAGGAATCAGGCTCTATCTACACGATTGTATGCTCGTCCCTTGCAAAATCAGGACGTGCATTCGAAGCTCTAGAGGTTTTGGAGGAGATGAAAGATAAAGGAATTCCGGAGAGTAGTGAATTGTACTCTATGCTGATCCGTGCATTTGCGGAAGCGCGGGAGGTTGTAATAACCGAGAAGCTATTCAAAGAAGCAGGAGGGAAGAAACTGTTAAAGGATCCTGAAATGTGTTTGAAGGTTGTACTCATGTATGTCCGAGAAGGAAATATGGAGACAACTCTAGAGGTTGTGGCGGCGATGAGAAAGGCTGAGTTAAAGGTCACTGATTGCATACTCTGTGCGATTGTGAATGGATTCAGTAAGCAAAGAGGCTTTGCTGAAGCAGTTAAGGTTTATGAATGGGCTATGAAGGAAGAATGTGAGGCTGGGCAAGTGACTTATGCAATAGCCATCAATGCATACTGTCGGCTTGAGAAGTACAATAAGGCTGAGATGTTGTTTGATGAGATGGTGAAGAAGGGGTTTGATAAGTGTGTTGTTGCATACTCAAACATAATGGATATGTATGGGAAAACACGGAGACTAAGCGATGCAGTGAGACTCATGGCTAAGATGAAACAAAGAGGGTGTAAACCCAACATTTGGATTTACAATTCCTTGATTGATATGCATGGAAGGGCTATGGACTTAAGGAGGGCTGAAAAGATATGGAAAGAGATGAAGAGGGCGAAGGTGTTGCCGGACAAGGTGAGTTACACTAGTATGATCAGTGCATATAACAGATCAAAAGAGTTGGAGAGATGTGTGGAGCTTTACCAGGAGTTTAGGATGAACAGAGGAAAGATTGATAGGGCCATGGCAGGAATCATGGTCGGTGTATTCTCCAAAACCAGTAGGATTGATGAGCTAATGAGGCTGTTGCAGGACATGAAAGTTGAAGGAACCAGGCTTGATGCTAGGCTTTATTCCTCAGCTTTGAATGCTCTGCGTGATGCTGGTCTCAATTCCCAGATCAGATGGCTACAGGAAAGCTTTGACGCTGCACAAACTAGTACTTCAAAATATTCGAATACAAAGAACACAGGAACTTTAAGTTGA